The following proteins are co-located in the Flavobacterium sp. CECT 9288 genome:
- a CDS encoding CcoQ/FixQ family Cbb3-type cytochrome c oxidase assembly chaperone, producing MFEQIKHNMETIDGVAIYPILSLLIFFFFFVGLGLWVFSYNKEKIKELSQMPLSDN from the coding sequence ATGTTTGAACAAATTAAACACAATATGGAGACCATTGATGGTGTAGCCATATATCCTATTCTGTCTTTATTAATTTTCTTTTTCTTTTTTGTAGGTCTAGGTCTTTGGGTTTTCTCTTATAATAAAGAAAAAATTAAGGAGTTGAGCCAGATGCCATTGAGCGATAATTAA
- a CDS encoding cbb3-type cytochrome c oxidase N-terminal domain-containing protein — MKNNFPVYVRVPVIFFTVFMVMEYFIDSGDRPAFIKFPMVTVFLLVFLFLLIAVEITWKAVDTITYQLMTQDQKEALHKKQNIRFQDQAWYKNLMAKLTKTQPLDNEGQLLLDHDYDGIKELDNNLPPWWVYLFYACILFGVVYMVRYEVLGADNQEMELQKEVAQAKIEIAEYMKTAPDLMDEKTVTLLTEPADLAAGKEIFNTNCAACHRADAGGQIGPNLTDDQWILGGGIKNVFHTLVNGGRDGKGMISWKGTLKPKEMQKVASYILSLKGSNPPDAKASEGEVWVEESAVVAAK, encoded by the coding sequence ATGAAAAATAATTTTCCTGTATACGTTAGAGTTCCTGTAATTTTCTTTACTGTTTTTATGGTAATGGAGTATTTCATTGACTCAGGAGATCGACCTGCATTTATAAAATTCCCAATGGTCACCGTGTTTTTATTAGTATTTCTTTTTTTATTGATTGCAGTAGAAATTACTTGGAAAGCTGTTGATACCATTACATATCAATTAATGACGCAAGATCAAAAAGAAGCTTTGCATAAAAAACAAAACATTCGTTTTCAAGATCAGGCGTGGTATAAAAATCTAATGGCAAAACTGACTAAAACGCAGCCTCTTGATAATGAAGGACAGTTGTTATTAGATCATGATTATGATGGTATTAAGGAACTTGATAATAATTTGCCGCCATGGTGGGTGTATTTGTTTTATGCGTGTATACTTTTTGGAGTAGTGTACATGGTACGATATGAAGTATTGGGAGCAGATAATCAAGAAATGGAGCTTCAAAAAGAAGTGGCTCAAGCCAAAATTGAGATTGCTGAATATATGAAAACTGCTCCAGACTTGATGGATGAAAAAACGGTAACCTTATTGACAGAACCAGCTGATTTAGCTGCTGGAAAAGAAATTTTTAATACGAATTGTGCTGCTTGTCATAGAGCTGATGCTGGTGGTCAAATAGGTCCAAATTTAACCGATGATCAATGGATTTTGGGCGGTGGTATAAAGAATGTTTTTCATACTCTGGTTAATGGAGGCCGTGACGGAAAAGGAATGATATCCTGGAAAGGGACCTTAAAGCCAAAAGAAATGCAAAAAGTTGCTAGTTATATTTTATCCTTGAAAGGCAGCAACCCACCTGATGCAAAAGCATCTGAAGGGGAAGTATGGGTTGAAGAAAGTGCAGTAGTCGCTGCTAAATAA
- the ccoG gene encoding cytochrome c oxidase accessory protein CcoG codes for MSNSSDEAFRDTIGTIDEAGNRKFIYPKKPSGKLYEYRKWVSYFLLIVLVANPFVKVNGNQFMMFNILERRFTIFGFPFWPQDFYLFVLFMIIGIVFVILFTVIFGRIFCGWICPQTIFLEMVFRRIEYWIEGDRGAQIRLHKQEWNAEKIRKKGLKWFIFLIISFFIANVFLAYLISSDALYKMIEEGPRNHISTLVSLCIFTGVFYFVFVWFREQVCIIACPYGRLQGVLLDDKSINVAYDFVRGEKTAGRSKFNKQEDRSATGKGDCIDCKQCVNVCPTGIDIRNGTQLECINCTACIDECNTIMNSVGLPEGLIRYASEEEIEKEKKFKFTTRMKGYSAVLFILTGVLIGLLFLRSDVEAVILRLPGQLFQHKGDNISNVYTFKVINKTSKGLDRVHFKLVGTKGSLKIVGTQYLKVDKQSMNSGTLFIEINQNILDTDKTNLKIEVYNGNDKIETTTTSFLSPRSFN; via the coding sequence ATGTCAAATTCATCAGACGAAGCGTTTAGAGATACCATAGGAACTATTGACGAAGCGGGTAATAGAAAATTTATCTATCCTAAAAAACCTTCCGGGAAGTTGTATGAGTACCGTAAATGGGTAAGCTATTTTTTATTGATTGTCTTAGTAGCAAATCCATTTGTTAAAGTGAATGGCAACCAGTTCATGATGTTCAACATTCTAGAACGCAGGTTTACTATTTTTGGATTTCCTTTTTGGCCACAAGATTTTTATCTGTTTGTGCTTTTTATGATTATCGGAATTGTTTTCGTTATTCTTTTTACGGTTATTTTTGGACGTATTTTTTGCGGATGGATTTGTCCCCAAACTATTTTTCTCGAAATGGTTTTCCGAAGAATTGAATATTGGATAGAGGGAGATAGAGGCGCTCAAATTCGTTTGCATAAACAGGAATGGAACGCTGAGAAGATTAGAAAGAAAGGGCTAAAATGGTTCATTTTTTTAATAATATCATTTTTTATTGCCAATGTTTTTTTGGCCTATCTCATCAGCAGTGATGCCCTTTACAAAATGATTGAGGAGGGACCACGTAACCACATCAGCACCTTAGTTTCATTATGTATTTTTACTGGTGTGTTCTATTTTGTATTTGTTTGGTTTAGAGAACAAGTTTGTATTATAGCATGTCCTTACGGTAGGTTACAAGGTGTTTTATTAGATGATAAATCCATAAATGTAGCCTATGATTTTGTTCGAGGTGAAAAAACTGCTGGAAGATCAAAATTCAATAAGCAAGAGGATAGGAGTGCCACTGGGAAAGGAGACTGTATTGATTGTAAACAATGCGTAAACGTTTGCCCCACAGGAATTGATATTCGTAACGGAACACAGCTAGAATGCATCAATTGTACGGCTTGTATTGATGAATGCAATACTATTATGAATAGTGTAGGACTGCCCGAGGGTCTTATTAGATACGCATCTGAAGAGGAGATTGAAAAGGAGAAAAAATTCAAATTCACCACTAGAATGAAAGGGTATTCAGCCGTTTTGTTCATTTTAACGGGTGTTTTGATAGGTTTGTTGTTCCTTCGTTCAGATGTTGAGGCGGTGATTCTAAGGTTGCCAGGGCAATTGTTTCAACACAAAGGGGACAATATAAGTAATGTGTACACATTTAAGGTGATCAATAAAACTAGTAAAGGTCTTGACAGGGTTCATTTTAAATTAGTGGGAACCAAAGGGAGTCTGAAAATTGTAGGAACCCAATACTTAAAAGTGGATAAACAAAGCATGAACAGCGGAACACTTTTTATTGAAATCAATCAAAATATTTTAGATACCGATAAAACAAATCTAAAAATTGAAGTTTACAACGGCAATGATAAAATAGAAACTACAACCACCAGTTTTTTAAGTCCGCGTAGTTTTAATTAA